A single Anopheles maculipalpis chromosome 3RL, idAnoMacuDA_375_x, whole genome shotgun sequence DNA region contains:
- the LOC126560366 gene encoding uncharacterized protein LOC126560366, producing the protein MPCMFEACKTNQQTMKKNNQENIRFISFPTTDFASEQMRALAKKRLYWWCRICGVDFTTTLINQLHICSRHFYKGNSAPLWDVHNPDWVPSLYIPQSARDRVDVSTEESCEEFIRNEQLTEESIANPLLDRRPDSSALRALLIDEIIAYPIGRTYFLLDDESKRSAPYNVKQLSKELKRYLSKSTPIGRMVLEPHAQDCPPRMFSSNGTVTELDLSKPPRWETEKIIMRLQNSMLELINVLDGDDTVTQS; encoded by the exons atgcccTGTATGTTTGAGGCCTGTAAAACGAACCAGCAAACAATGAAGAAGAATAACCAGGAAAACAttcgtttcatttccttcCCAACCACGGATTTCGCAAGCGAACAGATGAGAGCGTTGGCCAAAAAGCGGCTCTACTGGTGGTGTCGCATATGTGGAGTAGATTTCACTACAACGCTCATCAATCAGTTGCACATTTGTTCGCGTCACTTCTATAAAG GAAACAGTGCACCACTGTGGGATGTGCATAATCCGGACTGGGTTCCAAGTTTATACATCCCCCAAAGCGCTCGCGATCGAGTGGATGTATCAACGGAAGAGAGCTGCGAAGAATTCATTCGAAACGAACAGCTTACGGAGGAATCCATCGCTAATCCACTGCTCGATCGTAGGCCAGATAGTTCAGCCCTTCGTGCGCTACTTATTGACGAGATCATTGCATATCCGATCGGACGAACTTACTTTCTGTTGGACGATGAGAGCAAACGTTCAGCTCCGTACAACGTGAAGCAACTGTCGAAAGAGCTAAAGCGATATCTGTCGAAATCAACCCCAATCGGAAGAATGGTACTGGAACCACACGCCCAAGACTGTCCTCCAAGAATGTTTTCGTCCAACGGAACGGTTACGGAGTTAGATTTATCGAAACCACCACGATGGGAGACGGAAAAGATTATCATGCGACTACAGAACAGTATGCTAGAGCTGATAAACGTATTGGATGGGGATGACACTGTAACACAAAGTTGA
- the LOC126564976 gene encoding secretion-regulating guanine nucleotide exchange factor, which yields MFAWGANSHAQLGLGYASEQCDKPQPLTGGEGVPFRGEEILVASAGGGHTLIGTTDGKLYACGWNNRGQLGMGHLNDCLHFELVGEYGFQQLYAGWDVSAGINAFGELFVWGSNVWQQIAVPGIKNIPTPTRLTLPDEGRVLKVAFGLQYMVVLMESGKVWVLGKCKFLANDYPAEPATNLTIRCISDRASVRDVVSGDNHLVLVIGDRKINCLGDGKHGQCLEDYTIPEDVIKLESGWTHSGCLTVNGAVYLWGRNNYGQLGLPGQFSSLPQKLRLETDDMVVKDLSLGSQHGAVVTKDGQVACWGWNEHGNCGTGGTENVWFPTVIDLPRPVSKVVCGAGFTMAFT from the exons atgttCGCCTGG GGTGCCAATAGTCATGCTCAGCTGGGTTTAGGCTATGCGTCGGAACAATGCGACAAGCCACAACCATTGACCGGCGGCGAGGGAGTGCCGTTCCGTGGAGAGGAAATCCTCGTTGCGTCTGCTGGTGGAGGACATACACTGATAGGAACGACCGATGGAAAGTTGTATGCTTGCGGATGGAATAACCGTGGTCAGCTTGGAATGGGCCATCTGAATGATTGTCTCCATTTTGAACTGGTCGGTGAATATGGGTTCCAACAGCTATACGCCGGATGGGATGTATCGGCCGGAATCAATGCATTCGGTGAGCTGTTTGTATGGGGATCTAACGTTTGGCAGCAGATAGCGGTCCCAGGAATAAAGAATATTCCCACACCAACACGGCTCACGCTGCCAGATGAAGGACGAGTTTTGAAAGTCGCTTTCGGACTACAGTATATGGTTGTATTGATGGAAAGTGGAAAAGTATGGGTGTTGGGAAAATGTAAATTCCTTGCAAACGATTACCCGGCGGAACCGGCAACGAACTTGACGATTCGATGCATTTCGGACCGTGCATCGGTTCGGGATGTGGTTAGCGGTGACAATCATCTGGTATTGGTGATTGGTGATCGGAAAATTAACTGCCTCGGAGATGGTAAACATGGCCAGTGCTTAGAAGATTATACCATACCGGAAGATGTGATTAAGCTCGAGTCGGGATGGACACACTCCGGATGTCTTACGGTGAATGGTGCGGTATACCTTTGGGGAAGAAACAATTACGGACAGCTTGGACTACCGGGTCAGTTTTCTTCTCTCCCGCAAAAGCTTCGACTAGAAACGGACGATATGGTGGTGAAGGACTTAAGCTTGGGATCACAACACGGAGCCGTAGTCACGAAAGATGGACAAGTGGCTTGTTGGGGCTGGAACGAACATGGCAATTGCGGAACGGGAGGAACAGAAAATGT atgGTTCCCAACGGTAATAGATCTCCCCCGGCCCGTATCGAAAGTGGTTTGTGGTGCTGGTTTTACGATGGCATTCACGTAA
- the LOC126564418 gene encoding uncharacterized protein LOC126564418 translates to MGLGSSVEAALATCNIKPSFVPVSSQRHQFEVNSCNKQSNGAKQSDLLPTSVGQTMTNGTLFQPQYTEVFSSGMAMSTAPLGSGFVEFNTAHSNNWQSMEASVALTTHQRQSRPRHRHLIDSRLNNSFVDGGDAMVTSADACISDIRRVEENLRMESRMLSDNNNIPMARCSTPSPAYCFHCDHDHRERCCLYVGDTPDDGPYYSRWKRDLENPTVRPQYIPKIPEAVSGNSTPFWFPAYTYTKPEAIKQKMLEKNPPPPAVWMRQFYYPIVGYGHEYQLMNQATMERPTPYQQYLQQHQQDVYRLYHHQQQQQQQSACRHGRKCNGCSAGNPGTPYVQQQFHPHVNQLQVAGDYVQQQQPMHPQSAYYYQQSSYYSNDHHVNPPHHHQPLPQQHYVTPIGYAPVPVYHDAYLHPAHGYTLGYHPVGTIPPREPTPPSPTTPTSTPLWLLFCQKLSRKFPDRSKKPSPTKGRSPSKNFVHHHVRHNPTTVAPQPATITPVVAPDYYPPKYASIDQHPPMQYPSMAQPVQSYGRSVTVGQTVISHPPYYSQVPSPTATPMNDVGMYYLAPTAVNL, encoded by the coding sequence ATGGGCCTAGGAAGCAGTGTTGAAGCAGCCTTAGCGACGTGCAATATAAAGCCAAGTTTCGTGCCAGTTAGCTCACAGCGGCATCAGTTTGAAGTGAATTCCTGTAACAAACAGTCCAACGGTGCAAAGCAAAGTGATCTTCTACCAACTTCCGTCGGCCAAACCATGACCAATGGCACTCTCTTCCAACCTCAGTACACGGAAGTGTTTTCAAGCGGCATGGCTATGAGTACAGCACCACTGGGCAGTGGGTTCGTTGAGTTTAATACGGCTCACAGCAACAATTGGCAGAGTATGGAAGCATCCGTGGCACTAACGACACATCAGCGCCAGTCTCGTCCTCGCCATCGCCACCTGATTGATTCGCGGCTCAACAATTCGTTCGTAGACGGTGGAGATGCGATGGTGACTTCGGCAGACGCTTGCATCAGTGACATTCGTCGTGTGGAAGAAAATCTACGCATGGAGAGCCGAATGCTGAgcgataataataatatcccGATGGCACGTTGTTCAACTCCAAGTCCGGCCTACTGCTTTCACTGTGATCACGATCATCGGGAACGATGCTGTCTGTATGTGGGCGACACACCTGACGATGGTCCGTACTATTCACGGTGGAAGCGTGATCTGGAGAATCCGACCGTGAGACCTCAGTACATCCCGAAGATTCCGGAGGCGGTATCCGGGAACAGTACACCGTTCTGGTTTCCGGCCTACACGTACACCAAACCGGAAGCGATCAAGCAAAAAATGTTGGAGAAAAACCCACCACCGCCAGCAGTTTGGATGCGCCAGTTTTATTATCCGATTGTGGGATATGGGCATGAGTATCAGCTGATGAATCAGGCTACCATGGAACGGCCAACACCGTATCAGCAGTATcttcagcagcatcagcaagaTGTTTACCGGTTgtatcaccatcagcagcagcagcaacaacaatccgCCTGTCGACATGGACGCAAGTGTAATGGTTGTTCTGCGGGAAATCCAGGAACTCCGTACGTCCAGCAGCAATTTCATCCACATGTTAACCAGCTCCAAGTAGCTGGTGATtacgtacagcagcagcaaccaatgCATCCTCAATCTGCTTACTACTACCAACAGAGCAGCTACTACAGCAACGATCATCATGTGAACCctccgcatcatcatcagccacTTCCGCAGCAACACTACGTCACACCGATTGGATACGCTCCTGTTCCGGTGTACCATGACGCTTACCTTCATCCAGCACATGGCTACACTCTCGGCTATCATCCAGTCGGCACAATTCCACCAAGGGAACCAACGCCACCCTCACCGACTACACCAACCTCGACGCCACTGTGGCTCCTGTTCTGCCAAAAGCTGTCCCGCAAGTTTCCCGATCGTAGTAAAAAGCCTTCACCAACGAAGGGACGTTCGCCGAGCAAAAACTTTGTGCATCATCACGTGCGGCACAATCCGACAACGGTCGCACCGCAACCTGCCACCATTACGCCAGTCGTAGCACCAGATTACTATCCACCGAAGTACGCTAGCATCGATCAACATCCGCCGATGCAGTACCCGAGCATGGCACAACCGGTACAGAGCTACGGACGTTCTGTTACGGTAGGACAAACGGTGATATCGCATCCACCGTACTACAGCCAGGTACCATCACCGACCGCAACACCAATGAACGATGTGGGCATGTACTATTTGGCACCGACGGCGGTGAATCTTTAG